The proteins below come from a single Xenopus tropicalis strain Nigerian chromosome 9, UCB_Xtro_10.0, whole genome shotgun sequence genomic window:
- the LOC101733183 gene encoding uncharacterized protein LOC101733183, with protein sequence MEWPGKFAIANMQAYKKKHLPNVSSNSDSERLLYLGSPDESKPEGTDRDYQPEEATGESDGLPPPSSGPSSGKRKGQERLRSLKFNTFENDALIETLVPVYEKVIGRYAAKTPTAFKAKAWKDIAEAVNSVGVCLRNVQNCKKRYQDIKRVLRKKMAEDSRYRSGTGGGPAKRVHYTHYEEQLLPLIQRERVRGVSGIFDTDRNVGQDSSPPGPSRRRQTASAPVPGGHSSSRLHSPRRDPEFEGEGFSGEESERGSHVGGSDVALFSDEEPANVPQQQQLPTQAPTPGLQAQAQDRFHKTLIKHHKILMRKLNFFHSDLCVATQAYNEAQARQAAHESAMRRHEAAMLSLEEEKVKLKRQKVALLAEQNALLREQVAALKQQGQKPTEPTSSTSSTTAAPPPPGSTRQLRKRK encoded by the exons atggagtggccagggaaaTTTGCTATTGCTAACATGCAGGCATATAAGAAAAAACACTTGCCAAATGTGTCCTCTAACAGTGACTCTGAGAGGCTGTTATATTTGGGGAGCCCTGATGAGTCCAAGCCAGAGGGCACAGACAGGGACTACCAACCGGAGGAAGCCACCGGTGAGAGCGATGGCCTTCCTCCCCCCTCATCTGGCCCGTCATCTGGCAAAAGGAAGGGGCAGGAGAGGCTGCGTAGTCTCAAATTTAACACATTTGAAAATGATGCACTGATAGAGACCCTGGTGCCTGTGTATGAGAAGGTCATAGGCAGATATGCGGCCAAAACACCCACTGCCTTTAAAGCTAAGGCCTGGAAGGACATTGCGGAGGCTGTTAATAGCGTGGGTGTGTGCCTCCGCAATGTCCAAAACTGCAAGAAGCGGTATCAGGATATAAAAAGGGTCCTGAGAAAAAAGatggcagaggactccagatacag atcaggGACTGGAGGAGGGCCTGCTAAGAGGGTCCATTACACCCATTATGAGGAGCAGCTGCTGCCACTTATACAGCGGGAGAGAGTGCGAGGTGTCTCCGGCATCTTCGATACAGAtcggaatgttggccaag attcatctcCACCTGGGCCGAGCAGACGCAGACAAACGGCATCTGCTCCCGttccag gtGGACACTCCTCGTCTCGGCTCCACTCCCCACGGCGTGATCCTGAATTTGAAGGAGAGGGATTTAGTGGGGAGGAAAGCGAAAGAGGGTCCCACGTCGGTGGCAGCGACGTGGCCCtcttctcagatgaggagccggccaatgttccccagcagcagcagctcccaacccaggccCCAACCCCAGGCCTCCAAGCCCAGGCccaagataggttccacaaaacACTGATAAAGCACCACAAAATCTTGATGCGCAAGCTAAATTTCTTCCATtccgacttgtgtgtggccactcagGCCTACAATGAGGCTCAGGCACGCCAGGCTGCACATGAGTCGGCAATGCGAAgacacgaggctgccatgttgagcctggAGGAGGAGAAAGTAAAGCTGAAAAGGCAAAAAGTGGCTCTGTTGGCAGAACAGAATGCTCTACTAAGAGAACAAGTTGCTGCCCTCAAACAACAGGgccaaaagccaacagagcccACAAGCTCTACCAGCTCTACCACCGCAGCTCCCCCTCCTCCAGGCTCAACAAGGCAGCTTCGGAAGCGCAAGTGA